One uncultured Hyphomonas sp. genomic region harbors:
- a CDS encoding ABC transporter permease: MPVTTAPGFALEESGEKATLRLTGDWTVMTIHLLDDDLAGLKHDHAVLVDVSGLTRIDTAGAFLIDRTLRAAPEGSALSGTNDVARKLIEQVHAVSDPAPPAKVVDHGFVALLERTGRGFVGVMSEIYKTLAFLGETIVTTLRLVMQPWKLRWTSIVAVMEEAGLDAMPIIAFLSFFVGMVVAYIGATTLREFDLEIYTVELIGYSMLREFGVVLTGIVLAGRTNSSFTAQIGTMKMRQEIDAMQTLGLKPMDILVAPRILALLLMTPALTFVATLAGIAGGVVVGWSSLDINPGVFLDRLRNSVPLEHFWVGLSKAPVFGFVVTLIACRQGLNVGGSVQSLGNATTTSVVQGLFAVIVLDAIFAILYMELGI, translated from the coding sequence ATGCCAGTTACGACAGCCCCCGGTTTCGCGCTCGAAGAGAGCGGCGAAAAAGCGACCCTCCGCCTGACGGGGGACTGGACCGTCATGACCATTCACCTGCTGGATGATGACCTGGCCGGACTAAAGCATGACCATGCCGTGCTTGTGGATGTTTCCGGACTGACCCGGATCGACACCGCCGGAGCCTTCCTGATCGACCGCACGCTGCGCGCCGCGCCGGAAGGATCGGCCCTCTCCGGCACGAATGATGTCGCCCGGAAGCTGATCGAGCAGGTCCACGCCGTATCCGATCCGGCCCCGCCGGCGAAAGTGGTGGATCATGGTTTTGTCGCCCTGCTGGAGCGCACGGGCCGCGGCTTTGTCGGCGTCATGTCGGAAATCTACAAGACGCTAGCCTTCCTCGGCGAAACGATTGTCACCACGCTGCGCCTCGTGATGCAGCCCTGGAAACTGCGCTGGACCTCGATCGTCGCGGTGATGGAAGAGGCAGGCCTCGACGCGATGCCGATCATCGCCTTCCTGTCTTTCTTCGTGGGCATGGTGGTCGCCTATATCGGCGCCACGACGCTCCGGGAATTTGACCTCGAAATCTACACGGTCGAACTGATCGGCTATTCCATGCTGCGTGAGTTCGGCGTCGTGCTGACAGGCATTGTGCTGGCGGGGCGGACGAACTCTTCCTTCACGGCGCAGATCGGCACGATGAAGATGCGTCAGGAAATCGACGCCATGCAGACGCTTGGCCTGAAGCCGATGGACATCCTCGTCGCGCCGCGCATCCTCGCGCTGCTCCTGATGACCCCGGCGCTGACCTTTGTGGCGACGCTGGCCGGCATAGCAGGCGGTGTGGTTGTCGGCTGGTCGTCGCTGGACATCAATCCCGGCGTCTTCCTTGACCGCTTGCGCAATTCCGTTCCGCTGGAACATTTCTGGGTCGGCCTCTCCAAGGCACCGGTTTTCGGCTTTGTTGTGACACTGATTGCCTGCCGTCAGGGGCTGAATGTCGGCGGCAGCGTCCAGTCGCTCGGCAATGCGACCACCACGTCTGTCGTGCAGGGTCTGTTCGCGGTCATCGTGCTCGATGCGATCTTTGCCATCCTCTATATGGAGCTTGGCATATGA
- the dgcA gene encoding N-acetyl-D-Glu racemase DgcA has translation MSNRNLEISAISSPLKTAFTISRGAKTSAETLRVTLSENGATGRGECVPYARYGETIDSVTAAIDAARSAIEAGLSRGDLQSLMPAGAARCAVDCAMWDLEAKRTGTPVWKLAGLPEPRPVETAVTVSLDTPEAMGAAAKATQGRLLKLKLGGPDDLARIEAVHTARPDARLIVDANEGLSADQLPAISKAAANLGVVLIEQPFPAGADDALLQRPGPVAICADESAHTRIELQDLARRYDAVNIKLDKTGGLTEALAMAREARAAGLGIMVGCMVAGSISMAPAVLLAGLADIADVDGPLWLSEDVAHGLAYADGVVAPPVPELWG, from the coding sequence ATGAGCAATCGAAACCTTGAAATTTCAGCGATTTCCTCACCCCTGAAGACCGCGTTTACCATTTCGCGCGGCGCCAAGACCAGCGCGGAGACCCTTCGCGTCACGCTTTCCGAAAACGGCGCCACCGGCCGCGGCGAATGTGTCCCCTATGCCCGCTATGGCGAAACCATTGACAGCGTCACCGCCGCGATCGACGCCGCCCGCAGCGCCATCGAGGCCGGCCTCAGCCGCGGTGACCTGCAATCGCTGATGCCCGCAGGCGCAGCCCGGTGCGCCGTGGATTGCGCAATGTGGGACCTTGAAGCGAAACGCACCGGAACGCCAGTCTGGAAGCTCGCCGGCCTGCCGGAGCCGAGACCGGTCGAAACTGCCGTCACCGTCAGCCTCGACACGCCAGAGGCCATGGGGGCTGCCGCGAAGGCGACGCAAGGCCGGCTCCTCAAACTGAAGCTCGGCGGCCCGGACGACCTTGCGCGGATCGAAGCCGTGCACACGGCCCGGCCGGACGCGCGCCTGATCGTGGATGCAAATGAAGGCCTCAGCGCCGACCAGCTGCCCGCAATTTCCAAAGCCGCCGCGAACCTCGGCGTCGTGTTGATCGAACAGCCCTTCCCTGCCGGGGCCGACGACGCCCTGCTCCAGCGCCCCGGCCCGGTTGCGATCTGTGCGGACGAAAGCGCCCATACCCGCATCGAACTGCAGGACCTTGCCCGCCGCTATGACGCGGTGAACATCAAGCTCGACAAGACGGGCGGCCTGACCGAAGCGCTTGCCATGGCCCGCGAGGCCCGCGCGGCCGGGCTCGGCATCATGGTGGGCTGCATGGTGGCCGGATCGATCTCGATGGCGCCGGCCGTCCTCCTCGCGGGGCTGGCGGACATCGCGGATGTCGATGGGCCGCTCTGGCTGTCAGAAGATGTGGCGCATGGCCTTGCCTATGCCGATGGCGTGGTGGCCCCGCCTGTGCCTGAACTCTGGGGCTGA
- a CDS encoding DHA2 family efflux MFS transporter permease subunit, with the protein MVNAIRQKASSELALNIGFFAMVIGMFMAILDIQIVASSISEIQAGVSASQEEIAWIQTGYLVAEVVGIPLSGFLNRAFGIRKLFIMSAVGFVSSSILCALSWDLDSLIFFRVIQGFSGAAMVPTTMAASFTLFPAGRSMTQQVMIGMVATLAPSIGPTLGGWITQHMSWHWLFLVNIVPGIAAITLVFLFIPKQKGESALLRRLDVTALVSMALFLGLFEWIIDEGPGDSWFQSSAIVKASIVCAIAAVIFFRRALTSPVPLVDLRVFKDRNFASGALIASVMGFGLYGSVFLLPLYLGQVRGYSSLQIGEIMSVAGFAMFIGGPISGAMTKRYDPRLVVAVGLVLAAIGTWLNGHLTAESGFRELFWPQALRGAGLILTMVPTTNLALGTLPPERVANASGLFTVCRNLGGAIGIAVLTTMMISFNQMHQQQIANGLSLARPEVQSFLSNMTARMQAAGVPDPEGSALAQLVYRTKLEAAVMTYNNLFLTMSMSFALVLLVVIMLDKPKAVAPAAAH; encoded by the coding sequence ATGGTCAACGCAATCCGCCAGAAAGCTTCTTCAGAGCTTGCCCTCAACATCGGCTTCTTTGCCATGGTGATCGGCATGTTCATGGCAATTCTGGACATCCAGATTGTTGCCAGCTCGATTTCGGAAATCCAGGCAGGCGTGTCGGCCAGCCAGGAAGAGATCGCCTGGATCCAAACCGGCTACCTCGTGGCCGAAGTCGTCGGCATTCCCTTGTCGGGCTTTCTCAACCGGGCCTTTGGCATCCGCAAACTGTTCATCATGTCCGCGGTCGGATTTGTCAGCTCAAGCATTCTGTGCGCGCTGTCATGGGACCTCGACTCGCTGATCTTCTTCCGTGTGATCCAGGGCTTCTCGGGCGCAGCCATGGTGCCGACCACGATGGCGGCGAGCTTCACCCTGTTCCCGGCAGGCCGGTCGATGACGCAACAGGTGATGATCGGGATGGTGGCGACGCTTGCCCCGTCCATCGGTCCGACCCTTGGCGGCTGGATTACCCAGCACATGTCCTGGCACTGGCTTTTCCTGGTGAACATCGTGCCCGGAATCGCCGCGATCACGCTCGTCTTCCTGTTCATCCCGAAACAAAAAGGGGAGAGCGCGCTGCTGCGCCGGCTGGATGTCACGGCCCTCGTTTCCATGGCGCTCTTCCTCGGACTGTTCGAATGGATCATCGATGAAGGGCCGGGCGACAGCTGGTTCCAGAGCTCGGCCATCGTGAAGGCTTCCATCGTCTGCGCGATTGCGGCGGTGATTTTCTTCCGCCGCGCGCTGACCTCGCCTGTGCCGCTGGTAGACCTGCGTGTGTTCAAGGACCGGAACTTTGCGTCCGGCGCACTGATCGCTTCGGTGATGGGCTTTGGTCTCTACGGGTCCGTCTTCCTGTTGCCGCTCTATCTGGGTCAGGTGCGGGGCTATTCCTCGCTGCAGATCGGCGAGATCATGAGCGTCGCAGGCTTTGCCATGTTCATCGGGGGGCCGATTTCCGGCGCCATGACCAAACGTTACGACCCGCGCCTTGTCGTGGCCGTCGGGCTCGTGCTGGCTGCGATAGGCACCTGGCTGAACGGTCACCTGACGGCGGAATCCGGTTTCAGGGAATTGTTCTGGCCGCAGGCTCTGCGCGGGGCGGGCCTGATCCTGACCATGGTGCCGACGACCAATCTTGCCCTCGGCACGCTGCCGCCAGAGCGGGTGGCCAATGCTTCGGGCCTGTTCACGGTCTGCCGAAATCTTGGCGGCGCGATCGGCATTGCCGTCCTCACGACGATGATGATCAGCTTCAATCAGATGCACCAGCAGCAGATCGCCAACGGCCTGTCCCTGGCGCGGCCGGAAGTGCAGTCCTTCCTGTCAAACATGACGGCGCGGATGCAGGCAGCCGGTGTTCCGGACCCTGAAGGGTCGGCGCTCGCCCAGCTGGTCTACCGGACAAAGCTGGAAGCGGCGGTGATGACCTACAACAATCTGTTCCTGACCATGTCGATGTCGTTCGCCCTGGTCCTGCTGGTCGTGATCATGCTGGACAAGCCGAAAGCGGTTGCACCGGCGGCGGCGCACTGA
- a CDS encoding HlyD family secretion protein produces MALQPLQRDSSQPAAVPAPATAPNVAEAPARKPANDAPPAQGPAPEGQGQDQGLVERFKADPRKYILSGAGLLLALFVGYQGIHWLVAGRYEITTDNAYIRADIATIAPKVQGYVEQVHVTDNQAVKAGDLLVTLEVADYATRVSEAAAALQQSIAAQAQARAGVAAAEANVETATAQIAAQLDRLAQAKASTAAAQADATLAANDLERYTELTEKGHYPKASLDAAATKAQSARASLDQSKAGITTAQSELNVAEANFHRAQEDLASAKAAVAGADAQVEAARARVEAAKLDATRTELRAPFDGVVANRVVAEGQLLSPGQQTMSIVPVSQAYIVANFKETQVERMRTGQEVDIHVDAYPDLKVTGTLDSIAPATGGQFSLIPMDTATGNFTKIVQRVPVRVKLSDEALATGLMRPGLSVEATVIAKGVDG; encoded by the coding sequence ATGGCCCTACAGCCCCTCCAGCGCGACTCCTCCCAGCCCGCTGCCGTTCCTGCCCCGGCGACCGCCCCCAACGTGGCCGAAGCCCCGGCCCGCAAGCCTGCCAATGATGCGCCCCCTGCGCAGGGCCCGGCCCCGGAAGGGCAGGGCCAGGATCAGGGACTGGTTGAGCGCTTCAAGGCCGATCCGCGAAAATACATCCTGTCGGGCGCAGGCCTGCTGCTGGCCCTCTTCGTCGGGTATCAGGGCATCCACTGGCTGGTTGCCGGCCGCTACGAGATCACCACCGACAATGCCTATATCCGCGCGGACATCGCCACGATTGCGCCAAAGGTGCAGGGCTATGTTGAACAGGTGCACGTCACGGACAACCAGGCCGTGAAAGCCGGAGATCTTCTGGTGACACTGGAAGTGGCCGACTATGCCACCCGCGTTTCGGAGGCCGCCGCAGCGCTGCAGCAATCCATCGCCGCGCAGGCTCAGGCCCGTGCGGGCGTTGCTGCAGCTGAAGCCAATGTCGAGACCGCCACCGCCCAGATCGCGGCGCAGCTGGACCGTCTGGCCCAGGCGAAAGCCAGCACCGCTGCCGCACAGGCTGACGCAACCCTCGCCGCGAATGATCTTGAGCGGTATACGGAGCTTACCGAAAAAGGGCATTATCCCAAAGCCAGCCTTGATGCCGCCGCCACCAAGGCGCAGTCCGCCCGGGCTTCGCTCGACCAGTCGAAAGCCGGGATCACCACGGCGCAGAGCGAACTGAACGTCGCCGAGGCAAACTTTCACCGCGCACAGGAAGACCTGGCCTCAGCCAAGGCCGCAGTTGCCGGCGCCGATGCGCAGGTCGAAGCCGCCCGCGCACGGGTCGAGGCTGCCAAGCTCGATGCAACGCGCACGGAGCTTCGCGCGCCGTTCGACGGTGTTGTCGCCAACCGCGTCGTCGCCGAAGGCCAGCTGCTGAGCCCCGGCCAGCAGACCATGTCGATCGTGCCGGTATCGCAGGCCTATATCGTCGCCAATTTCAAGGAAACCCAGGTCGAGCGCATGCGGACCGGGCAGGAAGTGGACATTCATGTCGACGCCTATCCAGACCTGAAAGTGACAGGCACGCTGGATTCCATCGCGCCGGCCACGGGCGGTCAGTTCAGTCTGATCCCGATGGATACGGCGACCGGCAATTTCACCAAGATCGTGCAGCGTGTGCCGGTGCGGGTGAAGCTTTCCGATGAAGCCCTGGCCACCGGCCTGATGCGTCCGGGTCTCTCGGTCGAGGCAACCGTGATTGCGAAAGGGGTGGACGGCTAA
- a CDS encoding TetR/AcrR family transcriptional regulator, with the protein MNRTNKPSSATTTASRVQDGTSRADIRRAAFLEAAQKVFLEQGFEAANMSEIVRRAGGSLATLYAQFGDKEGIFLAMLETRMKAITATLEVELQAHTPVEEGLRRIGEQFAGKLVEPDSLELYRLIVGMAKKYPDIAETFMKLGPNKVRAGLAAYLQDRADAGEIPQSDQFETLGSLFLDMVRSPLQSRALLNSNVRPSNADVRTSVDRAVDMFLYGLSGKR; encoded by the coding sequence ATGAACCGAACAAACAAGCCTTCTTCCGCCACCACGACCGCCTCCCGGGTACAGGATGGCACATCCCGCGCAGACATCCGGCGCGCCGCTTTTCTCGAAGCGGCCCAGAAAGTCTTTCTGGAACAAGGCTTTGAAGCGGCCAATATGTCAGAAATCGTCCGGCGGGCGGGCGGCTCCCTGGCCACGCTCTATGCCCAGTTCGGGGACAAGGAAGGCATCTTCCTTGCCATGCTGGAGACGCGGATGAAGGCCATCACCGCGACTTTGGAAGTCGAACTGCAGGCGCACACGCCGGTCGAGGAAGGATTGCGCCGCATCGGCGAGCAATTTGCCGGCAAGCTGGTCGAGCCTGACTCGCTGGAGCTTTACCGGCTGATCGTCGGCATGGCGAAGAAGTACCCCGACATCGCGGAGACCTTCATGAAGCTCGGGCCGAACAAGGTGCGCGCCGGGCTCGCGGCCTATTTGCAGGACCGGGCCGATGCTGGCGAGATCCCGCAATCAGACCAGTTTGAGACACTGGGCTCGCTCTTCCTCGACATGGTGCGCTCCCCTCTGCAGAGCCGGGCCCTGCTGAACTCGAATGTGCGCCCCTCGAACGCCGATGTCCGCACCAGCGTCGACAGGGCCGTCGACATGTTCCTCTACGGCCTTTCCGGAAAACGCTGA
- a CDS encoding serine hydrolase domain-containing protein, producing MPDGEVHGVADDKFAAVREQFEKNLSDGTDIGASFCVTRDGETVIDLWGGWADEERTRPWEKDTIVNVYSTTKTMTALTALWLADQGKLDFDAPVAEYWPEFAANGKDAIKVSHLMSHSAGLSGWTAPMEKEDLYDWDKATSLLAAQAPLWEPGTASGYHAITQGYLVGEVIRRIDGRSVGTVFREEIAEPLGADFHIGLPASEDHRVAHLKPPPVAGLGAPAQNEIQRVAFEHPPIDVSETRTRAWRGAEIPAAGGTGNARSVARAQAILANGGMMDGKRFLSEAGCRKALECQVEGTDLVLGIPVRFGLGYGLSGPMSPALNESSMFWGGYGGSIVLVDMENRMTVTYAMNRMEGTTTGDMRAITLAALVWQAMAG from the coding sequence ATGCCTGACGGGGAAGTGCACGGCGTGGCGGACGACAAGTTCGCAGCCGTAAGAGAACAGTTCGAAAAAAACCTCAGCGACGGAACGGATATCGGGGCATCCTTCTGCGTCACCCGGGATGGCGAGACGGTCATCGATCTCTGGGGCGGCTGGGCCGATGAGGAACGCACCCGTCCGTGGGAAAAGGATACGATCGTCAACGTCTATTCGACGACCAAGACGATGACGGCGCTGACCGCCCTCTGGCTGGCAGATCAGGGCAAGCTCGATTTCGATGCGCCCGTGGCCGAGTACTGGCCGGAATTTGCTGCGAACGGCAAGGACGCCATCAAGGTCAGTCATCTGATGAGCCATTCGGCCGGCCTTTCCGGCTGGACCGCCCCGATGGAGAAGGAAGACCTGTACGACTGGGACAAGGCGACGAGCCTGCTCGCCGCGCAGGCCCCGCTCTGGGAACCCGGCACCGCGTCCGGCTACCACGCCATCACGCAAGGCTACCTCGTCGGCGAAGTGATCCGCCGGATCGACGGGCGCAGCGTCGGCACAGTGTTCCGCGAGGAAATCGCCGAGCCGCTGGGCGCCGACTTCCACATCGGCCTTCCGGCCTCGGAAGACCACCGCGTTGCGCACCTGAAACCGCCGCCGGTTGCAGGGCTCGGCGCCCCCGCGCAGAACGAGATCCAGCGTGTCGCCTTCGAGCATCCGCCAATTGATGTTTCCGAAACACGCACGCGGGCCTGGCGCGGGGCAGAAATCCCGGCCGCCGGCGGCACCGGCAATGCCCGTTCGGTTGCCCGGGCGCAGGCAATCCTCGCCAATGGCGGCATGATGGACGGAAAGCGCTTCCTGTCAGAAGCCGGATGCCGCAAGGCCCTTGAATGCCAGGTCGAAGGAACTGACCTCGTCCTCGGCATACCGGTACGTTTCGGCCTCGGCTACGGGCTGTCCGGCCCGATGTCACCTGCCCTCAACGAGTCGTCCATGTTCTGGGGCGGCTATGGCGGCTCCATCGTGCTGGTCGACATGGAGAACCGGATGACGGTCACCTATGCGATGAACCGGATGGAGGGCACGACCACGGGCGACATGCGCGCGATCACGCTCGCCGCCCTGGTCTGGCAGGCAATGGCAGGCTGA
- a CDS encoding PaaI family thioesterase: protein MTCKMNPEEANTFLRQAFEGQSVRTEIVEMVEGRAVVRLRADKTNLRPGGYISGPTQMSLVDTASYFAVMTVTGLEPMAVTSSLNMSFLRPCIGDVVLADARIMKIGQTLAVMDVDVRVEGATKPSSHAVVTYALPRKDAAA from the coding sequence ATGACCTGTAAAATGAATCCGGAGGAAGCCAACACATTCCTGCGCCAGGCCTTTGAAGGCCAGTCGGTGCGCACGGAAATCGTGGAAATGGTGGAAGGCCGCGCCGTGGTGCGGCTAAGAGCCGACAAGACAAATCTTCGCCCTGGCGGCTATATCTCGGGACCGACGCAGATGTCGCTGGTGGATACGGCCTCCTATTTCGCCGTGATGACCGTAACCGGACTGGAACCCATGGCCGTGACAAGCAGCCTGAACATGAGCTTCCTTCGCCCCTGTATCGGCGACGTCGTGCTGGCCGATGCCCGGATCATGAAGATCGGCCAGACCCTCGCCGTGATGGATGTGGACGTGCGCGTTGAAGGCGCCACCAAGCCGTCCAGCCACGCCGTGGTGACCTATGCCCTGCCCCGGAAGGATGCCGCCGCTTGA
- a CDS encoding DUF423 domain-containing protein, whose amino-acid sequence MNRLAAAAALIGFLGVALGAFGAHALDGRLTAEGTDWWHTATLYVLPHAGAALAIGLSVRTGLIRTGGWLMVLGAVIFAGTLYAMALGAPRWFGAITPIGGVSLLAGWAMAALGSLRKSG is encoded by the coding sequence TTGAACCGGCTCGCCGCCGCCGCTGCCCTCATTGGCTTTCTGGGCGTCGCGCTCGGCGCCTTTGGCGCGCATGCGCTGGACGGCAGGCTGACGGCGGAAGGCACGGACTGGTGGCACACGGCGACGCTCTACGTCCTGCCCCATGCGGGCGCGGCGCTGGCCATCGGCCTTTCCGTCCGGACGGGCCTCATCCGCACCGGCGGCTGGCTAATGGTTCTGGGCGCAGTGATCTTTGCCGGAACGCTCTATGCCATGGCGCTGGGCGCGCCCCGCTGGTTCGGCGCGATCACACCGATCGGCGGCGTGTCCCTCCTGGCAGGCTGGGCCATGGCCGCGCTCGGCAGTCTCAGAAAGTCAGGTTGA
- the pip gene encoding prolyl aminopeptidase produces MNRRPPRRILYPRHEARRSGRLRVSDIHEIYWEESGNPNGVPVVALHGGPGGGSSPEMRRFFDPERYRIFLFDQRGCGRSTPHSELRENTTWDLVDDIEALREHVGVNQWLVFGGSWGSTLSLAYGVTHPDRTLGLVLRGIFLVSKPEVQWFYQSGASRLFPDAYDRYIAPIPEDERDDLLMAFHRRLTGDDRQTRIEAARAWSRWEGETLSIKGPLTTPPRFNEDDFVDAFARIECHYFVNRGFFASDNWLLEQCAEKLKNIPGVIVHGRYDVVTPLSTAWALSKAWPKAELHIVPDAGHSSMEPGIVDKLIQATDHFAGVYGSKVRA; encoded by the coding sequence ATGAATAGACGCCCGCCCCGCCGCATTTTGTATCCCAGACACGAAGCCCGACGCTCCGGTAGGTTGCGCGTTTCGGATATACACGAAATCTACTGGGAAGAATCAGGCAACCCGAACGGCGTGCCTGTTGTCGCCCTGCATGGCGGCCCCGGCGGCGGCTCAAGCCCCGAAATGCGGCGCTTTTTCGATCCTGAGCGCTACCGCATCTTCCTCTTCGATCAGCGCGGTTGTGGACGGTCCACACCACATTCCGAACTTCGCGAAAACACGACCTGGGACCTGGTGGACGATATTGAGGCACTGCGTGAACATGTTGGCGTCAATCAGTGGCTCGTGTTCGGAGGATCCTGGGGATCGACGCTGTCACTCGCCTATGGCGTGACTCATCCGGACCGGACGCTCGGCCTGGTTCTGCGCGGCATCTTCCTCGTCTCGAAACCGGAAGTGCAGTGGTTCTACCAAAGCGGCGCCAGCCGTCTGTTCCCGGACGCCTATGACCGCTACATCGCGCCGATCCCGGAAGACGAGCGCGACGACCTGCTGATGGCGTTCCATCGCCGCCTGACCGGCGACGACCGGCAAACCCGGATCGAGGCCGCCCGCGCCTGGTCGCGCTGGGAGGGCGAGACCCTGTCCATCAAGGGGCCGCTGACCACCCCGCCCCGCTTCAATGAGGATGACTTCGTCGACGCGTTCGCCCGGATCGAATGCCACTATTTCGTCAATCGGGGTTTCTTCGCCAGTGACAACTGGCTGCTGGAACAGTGTGCGGAAAAGCTGAAGAACATTCCGGGCGTCATCGTTCATGGCCGCTATGATGTCGTGACCCCGCTATCGACGGCCTGGGCCTTGTCGAAAGCCTGGCCGAAAGCGGAGCTGCACATCGTGCCGGATGCCGGTCACTCCTCCATGGAGCCCGGCATCGTCGACAAGCTGATTCAGGCGACGGATCATTTTGCCGGCGTTTACGGCTCGAAAGTCCGCGCCTGA
- a CDS encoding sodium-dependent transporter, giving the protein MATIARKADTWSSRFGFIMAAVGSSVGLGNFWRFPYTAGENGGGAFILIYIACVILIGLPVLMAEYGMGRKSGMSAVEGVESLARAESKSQRWGMVGWIGTITATFILSFYMVISAWLLAFVIQAMKNGFAGMDAASSGSNFANVIGQGEHALASKWYMLALLAAFIIANIAIVGRGVKGGIEKAASVLMPAFFVILLVIVGFSLSRGNAGETFAFLFQPKWEDVGFKTFLEAVGQAFFSIGVGVGLMITYGAYLDRGTNIPRSSVIIAGSDTFVALIAGFAIFPIVFAAGLDPAGGPSLFFVSMPVALGNLGPIGYLMSVLFFALALFAAFTSSISLLEVSVSWLEERQGVTRLGAATGVGFMLWMVGAAYIFSTEYLDFMDFITGNVLLPLGGLLVAIFAGWVLSRDMLTSELGEGNIMNVWRFLMRWFVPAFVGFVLFFGFFDKIQDQYHVQLPGFLETLLGPNYELPPAE; this is encoded by the coding sequence ATGGCAACAATCGCCCGCAAGGCAGACACTTGGAGCTCGCGCTTCGGGTTCATCATGGCTGCCGTTGGTTCTTCGGTCGGACTCGGCAATTTCTGGCGGTTTCCATACACCGCTGGTGAGAATGGCGGCGGCGCCTTCATCCTGATCTACATTGCCTGCGTGATCCTGATCGGCTTGCCGGTTCTGATGGCGGAATACGGCATGGGCCGCAAATCCGGCATGTCGGCCGTGGAAGGCGTGGAGTCGCTGGCCCGGGCGGAAAGCAAGTCCCAGAGATGGGGCATGGTCGGCTGGATCGGCACGATCACGGCGACCTTTATCCTGTCCTTCTACATGGTGATCTCCGCCTGGCTGCTGGCCTTTGTGATCCAGGCCATGAAGAACGGGTTTGCCGGCATGGATGCCGCAAGCTCCGGCAGCAATTTCGCCAATGTCATCGGGCAGGGCGAGCATGCGCTGGCGTCGAAATGGTACATGCTGGCGCTGCTGGCGGCCTTCATCATTGCAAATATCGCGATCGTTGGCCGGGGTGTGAAAGGCGGCATTGAGAAAGCAGCCAGCGTTCTGATGCCGGCCTTCTTCGTGATCCTCCTGGTCATCGTGGGTTTCTCCCTGTCGCGCGGCAATGCCGGAGAGACATTTGCCTTCCTGTTCCAGCCCAAATGGGAAGATGTCGGCTTCAAGACTTTCCTTGAAGCGGTCGGCCAGGCCTTCTTCTCCATCGGTGTCGGGGTCGGCCTGATGATCACCTATGGCGCCTATCTGGACCGCGGCACCAATATCCCGCGATCTTCCGTCATCATTGCAGGTTCGGACACGTTCGTCGCGCTGATCGCCGGCTTTGCGATCTTCCCGATCGTGTTTGCCGCCGGGCTCGATCCGGCAGGCGGCCCGAGCCTCTTCTTCGTGTCGATGCCGGTGGCGCTCGGCAATCTCGGACCGATCGGATACCTGATGTCGGTCCTGTTCTTTGCGCTGGCGCTGTTTGCCGCCTTCACCTCGTCGATCTCGCTGCTTGAAGTGTCGGTTTCCTGGCTGGAAGAACGCCAGGGCGTGACCCGGCTCGGCGCGGCAACGGGCGTGGGCTTCATGCTCTGGATGGTCGGTGCAGCCTATATTTTCTCGACCGAATATCTCGACTTCATGGACTTCATCACAGGCAACGTCCTCTTGCCGCTGGGCGGCCTGCTGGTCGCAATCTTTGCCGGCTGGGTTCTGTCACGCGACATGCTGACGTCGGAGCTCGGCGAGGGCAACATCATGAATGTCTGGCGCTTCCTGATGCGTTGGTTCGTGCCGGCCTTTGTCGGGTTCGTTCTGTTCTTTGGTTTCTTCGACAAGATCCAGGACCAGTACCATGTCCAGCTGCCGGGCTTCCTGGAAACCCTGCTGGGCCCGAATTACGAGCTGCCGCCCGCGGAGTGA